One Eurosta solidaginis isolate ZX-2024a chromosome 5, ASM4086904v1, whole genome shotgun sequence DNA segment encodes these proteins:
- the ATPsynB gene encoding ATP synthase subunit b, mitochondrial, whose protein sequence is MLSRSALLAVQRPLCVLAMRSASAPSDGEYFRRQRPEQPGKVRLGFIPDEWFQFFYNKTGVTGPYTFGVGLLTYLCSKEIYVMEHEYYTGLSWAIICVFAVKKLGPPVAAFADKQIDQIENDWKSGRENELQTLAEAIESEKKEQWRAEGSLMLIEAKKENIALQLEAAFRERAMNVYNEVKRRLDYQVECRHIERRINQKHMVNWIVNNVLGSITPQQEKETLDKCIADLSALAVRAK, encoded by the exons atgttgtcAAGGAGTGCTTTACTTGCAG TTCAACGCCCCTTGTGTGTTCTGGCTATGAGATCGGCCTCTGCACCCAGTGATGGAGAGTATTTCCGCAGACAACGTCCCGAACAACCCGGAAAGGTGCGTTTAGGTTTCATTCCTGATGAGTGGTTCCAGTTTTTCTACAATAAGACTGGAGTTACCGGACCGTACACTTTTGGTGTTGGTCTACTCACTTACCTGTGCTCAAAGGAAATTTACGTTATGGAGCACGAATACTACACCGGCTTATCTTGGGCCATTATTTGTGTATTTGCCGTAAAGAAGTTGGGTCCACCGGTTGCTGCCTTTGCCGATAAACAAATCGAT CAAATTGAAAACGATTGGAAATCTGGACGCGAAAACGAACTGCAAACTCTAGCTGAAGCCATAGAATCCGAAAAGAAAGAACAATGGCGTGCTGAGGGTTCTTTAATGCTAATTGAAGCAAAAAAAGAGAATATTGCATTACAATTAGAAGCTGCATTTCGCGAACGCGCTATGAATGTTTATAATGag GTGAAGCGCCGTTTGGATTACCAAGTGGAATGTCGTCACATTGAACGTCGTATAAACCAAAAGCATATGGTGAACTGGATCGTTAACAATGTGCTTGGTTCGATTACTCCACAACAAGAAAAGGAAACACTTGACAAGTGCATTGCTGATTTGAGCGCTCTTGCTGTACGCGCGAAGTAG